The following proteins are encoded in a genomic region of Triticum dicoccoides isolate Atlit2015 ecotype Zavitan chromosome 1B, WEW_v2.0, whole genome shotgun sequence:
- the LOC119348755 gene encoding uncharacterized protein LOC119348755 — protein MSGEGEGERRVLDILAGSDDDSDGPAEDYSNIQIDEGYARRYEHNKRREAMQRLKEKKKKGVVADPDDEDSDDSDDESDEDQAVAAASRRVDRRVLQVIRRIRSGDSAIFDKDAKVYSSSSEEDEDDAEGEPKEGKKAKKEPKEGKKAKKERPLYLKDVNAQHLIEEGPEFAVQTGRGSKYDRIAYNELQREGLKEFLEAEKKALGDGDDEEDDLFKAKQAEGDDGDSEEDEDEKQTEELLVEVFGDDDKLDENEKFLKNYILNRPYLEPVPDKFSLDDIQEVSQEEDVIETQEDYEDIYNKLGNYKFRHEEVEASEGVVTDRVMGHPRVVEGSVRKKESSRKKQRKSKEERLARAKQEQAEELKHLKNLKKKEIAEKLEKIRMIAGIEGEAACKLGADDLEEDFDPEDYDRKMQEMFDDSYYGADEVDPGFGSGDDLDLVKPDFDKEDELLGLPKDWALDGKEGSTATGEKKKKKKKNKELANGEEEGEKKKGKISLKDKVELEKELDEYYKLDYEDTIGDLKTRFKYRQVQPNSFGLETYEILQSDDRDLNQYVSMKKLAPYREDEWQGSKGAPSSGGLPLWKQVSISDALLTNEILVMRRIVENVAPHPNVISLHDVYEDAHGVHLVLELCSGGELFDRIIGRERYSEFDAAAVVRQIAGGLKALHKANIIHRDLKPENCLFSDRKEDSTLKIMDFGLSSVEDFSDPVVALFGSVDYVSPEALSRQEVSTASDMWSVGVILYILLSGCPPFHAATNQEKQQRILQGEFSFQGHTWKTITSSAKDLISSLLSVEPYKRPTASDLLMHPWVIGDCAKQDRIDAEVVSKLQRFNARRKLRAAAIASVLSSKVALRTKRLRSLLGTHDLSSEELDNLRQHFARICADGENATLTEFEQVLKAMKMDSLIPLAPRVFDLFDNNRDGTVDMREILCGLSSLRNSRGDDALRLCFQMYDADRSGCISKEELASMLRALPEECLPGDIAEPGKLDEMFDTMDANGDGEVTFDEFKAAMQKDSALQDVVLSSLRPGQQ, from the exons atgagtggagagggggagggggagaggagggTGCTGGACATCCTCGCGGGCTCCGACGACGACTCGGACGGCCCCGCCGAGGACTACTCGAACATCCAGATCGACGAGGGGTACGCCCGCCGCTACGAGCACAACAAGCGGCGCGAGGCGATGCAGCGcctcaaggagaagaagaagaagggcgtcGTCGCCGACCCCGACGACGAGGACTCCGACGACTCCGACGACGAGTCGGATGAGGACCaggccgtcgccgccgcctcgcgccgcgtCGACCGCCGCGTGCTCCAGGTCATCCGCCGCATCCGCAGCGGCGACAGCGCCATCTTCGACAAGGACGCCAAGGTGTACTCCTCCTCgtcggaggaggacgaggacgacgccgagggggaGCCCAAGGAagggaagaaggccaagaaggagcccAAGGaggggaagaaggccaagaaggagcggCCACTGTACCTCAAGGACGTCAACGCCCAGCACCTGATCGAGGAGGGCCCCGAGTTTGCCGTGCAGACTGGCCGCGGCAGCAAGTACGACCGGATTGCCTACAACGAGCTCCAGAGGGAGGGGCTGAAGGAGTTCcttgaggcggagaagaaggcattGGGGGATGGCGATGACGAGGAGGACGATCTGTTCAAGGCGAAGCAGGCTGAAGGAGATGACGGCGACAGCGAAGAGGACGAAGACGAGAAGCAGACCGAGGAGCTGTTGGTTGAGGTTTTTGGGGATGATGACAAGCTGGATGAAAATGAGAAGTTTTTGAAGAATTACATCCTCAATAGGCCCTACCTTGAACCAGTGCCGGATAAGTTCTCGCTGGATGATATCCAGGAGGTCTCACAGGAAGAGGATGTGATCGAAACTCAGGAGGACTATGAGGATATTTATAATAAGTTGGGGAATTATAAATTCCGGCATGAGGAGGTGGAAGCTTCAGAGGGAGTGGTGACTGATCGGGTAATGGGACATCCCCGGGTTGTTGAGGGGTCTGTGAGGAAGAAGGAGAGCAGCAGAAAGAAGCAGCGGAAGAGCAAAGAGGAACGGCTTGCGCGAGCCAAGCAGGAGCAGGCAGAGGAGCTGAAGCATCTCAAGAATTTGAAGAAGAAAGAGATCGCTGAGAAGCTTGAGAAGATCCGGATGATTGCTGGAATTGAAGGGGAGGCTGCCTGTAAGCTTGGTGCAGATGACTTGGAGGAAGATTTTGATCCAGAGGATTATGACAGGAAAATGCAGGAGATGTTCGATGACAGCTACTATGGTGCTGATGAGGTTGATCCTGGGTTTGGAAGTGGAGATGATTTAGATTTGGTCAAACCTGATTTTGACAAGGAAGATGAATTGCTTGGGCTACCCAAAGATTGGGCTCTTGATGGTAAAGAAGGGTCTACTGCCACTggtgagaagaagaaaaagaagaagaaaaataaggagCTTGCAAATGGTGAGGAGGAAGGTGAGAAAAAGAAGGGGAAGATCTCTCTCAAGGACAAGGTGGAGCTTGAGAAGGAGCTTGATGAGTATTATAAGCTAGACTACGAGGACACCATTGGAGATCTGAAGACACGGTTCAAGTATAGGCAAGTTCAGCCAAACAGTTTTGGCCTGGAGACGTATGAGATACTGCAATCAGATGACAGGGATCTGAACCAATATGTATCCATGAAGAAGCTAGCACCATATAGGGAGGATGAATGGCAG GGGTCAAAGGGCGCGCCGAGCTCGGGTGGGCTCCCACTGTGGAAGCAAGTATCCATCTCCGACGCGCTGCTCACCAACGAGATACTTGTCATGAGGAGGATAGTGGAGAACGTCGCGCCGCACCCGAACGTCATCAGCCTGCACGATGTCTATGAGGACGCCCACGGCGTGCACCTCGTCCTCGAGCTGTGCTCGGGTGGCGAGCTGTTCGACAGGATCATAGGGCGGGAGCGGTACTCGGAGTTTGATGCGGCCGCTGTTGTTAGGCAGATTGCTGGTGGGTTGAAGGCCCTTCACAAGGCCAACATCATACACAGAGACTTGAAGCCAGAGAACTGCCTCTTCTCGGACAGAAAAGAAGATTCAACACTGAAGATTATGGATTTCGGTTTGAGTTCTGTAGAAGATTTCAGTGACCCGGTTGTGGCGCTGTTTGGGTCAGTAGATTATGTTTCGCCGGAAGCACTCTCGCGGCAAGAGGTTTCGACTGCAAGCGACATGTGGTCTGTTGGGGTGATTCTGTACATTCTTTTGTCCGG ATGCCCACCATTTCATGCCGCAACTAATCAAGAAAAGCAGCAAAGGATCCTGCAA GGTGAATTCAGTTTTCAGGGGCATACATGGAAAACAATAACTTCGTCGGCCAAAGATTTGATTTCCAGTCTTCTTTCCGTTGAACCTTACAAAAGGCCCACAGCAAGCGAT CTCTTGATGCATCCTTGGGTGATAGGAGACTGCGCCAAGCAAGATCGCATTGATGCAGAGGTCGTCTCAAAACTGCAAAGGTTCAATGCTAGAAGGAAATTGAGGGCGGCAGCGATAGCCAGTGTCCTGAGCAGCAAAGTGGCATTGAGGACAAAAAGGCTGAGGAGTCTTTTGGGAACCCATGACCTTAGCTCGGAAGAGCTAGATAACCTGCGGCAACATTTTGCAAGGAT ATGCGCAGACGGAGAGAATGCCACGCTGACAGAATTTGAGCAGGTGCTGAAAGCAATGAAGATGGACTCGCTGATCCCTCTGGCTCCTCGTGTATTTGATTTGTTCGACAACAACCGTGATGGAACCGTGGACATGAGGGAGATCCTTTGCGGGCTCTCCAGCCTGAGGAACTCGCGGGGCGACGACGCGCTGCGGCTCTGCTTCCAG ATGTACGACGCCGATCGGTCGGGCTGCATCAGCAAGGAAGAGCTGGCGTCGATGCTCCGG GCGCTGCCTGAGGAGTGCCTCCCGGGGGACATCGCGGAGCCGGGGAAGCTGGACGAGATGTTCGACACGATGGACGCCAATGGCGACGGCGAGGTCACCTTCGATGAGTTCAAGGCGGCGATGCAGAAGGACAGCGCCCTCCAGGATGTCGTCCTCTCGTCCCTGCGACCGGGGCAGCAGTAG
- the LOC119348754 gene encoding 60S ribosomal protein L30 — translation MAPTKKAKKSGENINNKLQLVMKSGKYTLGYKTVLKTLRSSKGKLIILANNCPPLRKSEIEYYAMLAKISVHHFHGNNVDLGTACGKYYRVCCLSILDPGDSDIISTTTTTQ, via the exons ATGGCTCCCACCAAGAAGGCG AAGAAGAGCGGGGAGAACATCAACAACAAGCTGCAGCTGGTGATGAAGAGCGGCAAGTATACGCTCGGCTACAAGACCGTCCTCAAGACGCTGCGCAGCTCCAAGG GGAAGCTGATAATCCTCGCAAACAACTGCCCGCCCCTGAGGAAGTCAGAGATTGAGTACTACGCTATGTTGGCGAAAATTAGCGTGCACCATTTCCATGGAA ACAATGTTGATCTTGGAACAGCCTGCGGCAAGTACTACCGGGTGTGCTGCCTCAGCATCCTTGACCCTG GTGACTCGGACATcatcagcaccaccaccaccacccagtga